One genomic window of Streptomyces sp. WP-1 includes the following:
- a CDS encoding ABC transporter substrate-binding protein, whose product MRRVLCLLLLLALTGCATGPSLENRGRVTAPPGDSHHLTIGSAGFTESDLLAQLYAQLLNQAGYKTSILTVSNRELYEPALESGQIDVVPEFAATFADWLNAKTHGTDAPPVGSPDLDATMKALRALAGPRGLTVLPPGRAVDQNAFAVSADYARLHHLKTLSDLGASGLKVRLAAGDECVQRPYCAPGLRKEYGIDITGVDPKGVGTTPAKRAVQQGRDQMVLTTTTDATLDQFGLVLLADDRHLQNADYVVPVVNRARAGGAGVAKALGRLGGVLTTVDLADLNEQVDSWRRLPADVARSYLKDKGLLK is encoded by the coding sequence ATGAGACGCGTCCTGTGTCTGCTGCTGCTCCTCGCCCTCACCGGCTGCGCCACCGGCCCCTCCCTGGAGAACCGCGGCCGGGTCACCGCGCCGCCCGGGGACAGCCACCACCTCACCATCGGCTCGGCCGGCTTCACCGAGAGCGATCTGCTCGCCCAGCTGTACGCCCAGCTGCTGAACCAGGCCGGGTACAAGACCTCGATCCTCACCGTCTCCAACCGGGAGCTGTACGAACCCGCCCTGGAGTCCGGCCAGATCGACGTCGTGCCCGAGTTCGCCGCCACCTTCGCGGACTGGCTGAACGCCAAGACCCACGGCACCGACGCCCCGCCGGTCGGCTCACCCGACCTCGACGCCACGATGAAGGCCCTGCGCGCGCTCGCCGGCCCCCGCGGCCTCACCGTCCTGCCCCCGGGCCGCGCCGTCGACCAGAACGCCTTCGCGGTGAGCGCCGACTACGCCCGCCTGCACCACCTGAAGACGCTCAGCGATCTCGGCGCCTCCGGCCTGAAGGTACGGCTCGCGGCGGGCGACGAATGCGTGCAACGGCCGTACTGCGCGCCGGGCCTGCGGAAGGAGTACGGCATCGACATCACCGGCGTCGACCCCAAGGGCGTCGGCACCACCCCGGCCAAACGGGCGGTGCAGCAGGGCCGGGACCAGATGGTGCTGACCACCACCACGGACGCCACCCTCGACCAGTTCGGCCTGGTCCTGCTCGCCGACGACCGGCATCTCCAGAACGCCGACTACGTGGTCCCGGTCGTCAACCGCGCCCGCGCGGGCGGCGCCGGGGTCGCCAAGGCCCTCGGCCGGCTGGGCGGCGTCCTCACCACCGTGGACCTGGCCGACCTGAACGAGCAGGTCGACAGCTGGCGCAGGCTTCCCGCCGACGTGGCCCGCTCCTACCTCAAGGACAAGGGCCTGCTGAAGTAG
- a CDS encoding ABC transporter permease has protein sequence MTAAPDDCLARNEWICGAYLSSRRGILLDAVVQHLQLTALSVLIGLLIAVPLAVLARRWGWAAGPVLALTTILYTIPSLAMFSLLLPLYGLSATLVVAGLVLYSLTLLVRNLLAGLRAVPEETRQAARGLGYGPIRLLLTVELPLALPAAMAGLRIATVSAVSLVTVGAIVGYGGLGNLVYAGMNTYFKAQVLTASVLCVLIAIAADLLLLGVQRLITPWTRAARA, from the coding sequence GTGACCGCGGCCCCCGACGACTGTCTCGCGCGCAACGAGTGGATCTGCGGCGCCTATCTGAGCAGCCGCCGAGGGATCCTGCTCGACGCGGTCGTCCAGCACCTCCAGCTGACCGCCCTGTCGGTCCTGATCGGCCTGCTCATCGCGGTGCCGCTCGCGGTGCTGGCCCGCCGCTGGGGCTGGGCCGCCGGACCGGTGCTCGCCCTCACCACGATCCTCTACACCATCCCGTCCCTCGCGATGTTCTCCCTGCTCCTGCCCCTGTACGGCCTCTCCGCCACCCTCGTCGTCGCCGGGCTCGTGCTGTACTCGCTCACCCTGCTGGTCCGCAACCTGCTCGCGGGCCTGCGCGCGGTCCCGGAGGAGACCCGGCAGGCGGCGCGGGGCCTCGGCTACGGCCCGATCCGGCTGCTGCTCACCGTCGAACTGCCCCTCGCCCTGCCCGCCGCGATGGCCGGGCTGCGCATCGCCACCGTCTCCGCGGTCTCCCTGGTCACGGTCGGCGCGATCGTCGGCTACGGGGGTCTCGGGAACCTCGTCTACGCGGGCATGAACACCTACTTCAAGGCCCAGGTGCTCACCGCGTCCGTGCTCTGCGTGCTGATCGCGATCGCCGCGGACCTGCTGCTGCTCGGTGTGCAGCGGCTGATCACCCCCTGGACCAGGGCGGCCCGAGCATGA
- a CDS encoding ABC transporter permease has protein sequence MSTLTATWDWLADPAHWSGDNGVWHRLLQHLLLTVVCLFLSCLIALPVALVLGHLGRGGALAVNISNVGRAVPTFAVLVLLLLTPVGNWGEGPTVVALVLFAVPPLLTNAYVGMREVDRGVVQAARGMGMTGRQLMFHVELPLSLPLLMNGVRIAAVQLVATATIAALAGGGGLGRIITAGFNLASTPQVVAGALLVAGFALLVEGGFEIAERLGPARARGGR, from the coding sequence ATGAGCACCCTCACCGCCACCTGGGACTGGCTCGCCGACCCCGCGCACTGGTCCGGCGACAACGGTGTGTGGCACCGGCTGCTCCAGCACCTCCTCCTCACCGTCGTCTGCCTCTTCCTGAGCTGTCTGATCGCGCTGCCCGTCGCCCTGGTCCTCGGCCATCTCGGCCGGGGCGGAGCGCTCGCCGTGAACATCTCCAACGTCGGGCGGGCGGTGCCCACCTTCGCCGTGCTGGTCCTGCTGCTGCTCACCCCGGTCGGCAACTGGGGCGAGGGCCCCACCGTCGTCGCCCTGGTGCTGTTCGCGGTGCCGCCGCTGCTCACCAACGCCTACGTCGGGATGCGCGAGGTCGACCGGGGGGTCGTCCAGGCGGCCCGGGGCATGGGCATGACCGGCCGCCAGCTGATGTTTCACGTGGAACTGCCCCTTTCGCTCCCCCTGCTGATGAACGGGGTGCGGATCGCGGCCGTACAACTCGTCGCCACCGCCACCATCGCGGCGCTCGCGGGCGGCGGCGGGCTCGGCCGGATCATCACCGCCGGGTTCAACCTCGCCAGCACGCCCCAGGTGGTCGCGGGCGCCCTGCTGGTCGCCGGGTTCGCGCTCCTCGTGGAGGGCGGCTTCGAGATCGCCGAACGGCTCGGGCCCGCCCGGGCGAGGGGAGGGCGATGA
- a CDS encoding ABC transporter ATP-binding protein — protein MIRFEQVTKRYPDGTTAVDDLSFEVAEGELVTLVGPSGCGKTTTMMMVNRLIEPTSGRITVDGEDISGVDPVRLRRRIGYVIQQVGLFPHRTVLDNTATVPALLGWKRAKARARAAELLDMVGLDPKTYGPRYPEQLSGGQRQRVGVARALAADPPVLLMDEPFGAVDPVVREQLQDEFLRMQAEVRKTVLLVTHDIEEAVRLGDRIAVYGQGRIEQFDTPGAVLGAPATPYVASFVGADRGLKRLSVTAIEPDDLQQPPVARPDEPAERARERLAEQGARWAVVLDQRGDLHGWVGVADLAAGGTVGEFGHRMTAWVPVGAPLKQAFGVMLQHDAGWVAVLDGARFLGVLTPAKLHEALRRSVDADARGVARGQVPFDSVSDA, from the coding sequence ATGATCCGGTTCGAGCAGGTCACCAAGCGCTACCCGGACGGTACGACGGCCGTGGACGACCTCTCCTTCGAGGTGGCGGAGGGCGAGCTGGTGACGCTGGTCGGCCCCTCGGGCTGCGGCAAGACCACGACCATGATGATGGTGAACCGGCTGATCGAGCCGACCTCCGGGCGGATCACCGTGGACGGCGAGGACATCTCCGGGGTCGACCCGGTGCGGCTGCGCCGCCGTATCGGTTACGTCATCCAGCAGGTGGGCCTCTTCCCGCACCGCACCGTGCTGGACAACACCGCGACCGTGCCCGCGCTGCTCGGCTGGAAGCGGGCCAAGGCACGGGCCAGGGCCGCCGAGCTGCTCGACATGGTGGGCCTGGACCCGAAGACGTACGGGCCCCGCTACCCCGAGCAGTTGTCCGGCGGGCAGCGCCAGCGGGTCGGCGTGGCACGGGCGCTGGCGGCGGATCCGCCGGTGCTGCTGATGGACGAGCCGTTCGGCGCGGTCGACCCGGTGGTGCGCGAGCAGTTGCAGGACGAGTTCCTGCGGATGCAGGCCGAGGTGCGCAAGACGGTGCTGCTGGTCACCCATGACATCGAGGAGGCCGTCCGGCTCGGCGACCGGATCGCCGTGTACGGACAGGGCCGTATCGAACAGTTCGACACCCCGGGGGCGGTGCTGGGGGCGCCCGCCACGCCGTACGTCGCCTCGTTCGTGGGCGCGGACCGGGGGCTGAAGCGGCTCTCGGTGACCGCGATCGAGCCGGACGATCTCCAGCAGCCGCCGGTGGCCCGGCCGGACGAGCCCGCCGAACGGGCGCGGGAGCGGCTGGCCGAGCAGGGCGCGCGCTGGGCGGTGGTGCTGGACCAGCGGGGCGATCTGCACGGCTGGGTCGGCGTGGCGGATCTCGCGGCGGGCGGCACGGTCGGGGAGTTCGGCCATCGGATGACCGCGTGGGTGCCGGTCGGGGCCCCGCTGAAGCAGGCGTTCGGGGTGATGCTCCAGCACGACGCCGGGTGGGTCGCGGTGCTGGACGGGGCGCGCTTCCTCGGGGTGCTGACCCCGGCGAAGCTGCACGAGGCGCTGCGCCGCTCGGTGGACGCGGACGCGCGGGGCGTGGCGCGCGGGCAGGTGCCCTTCGACTCGGTGTCCGACGCGTGA
- a CDS encoding MoxR family ATPase, with product MFTSVDDVSARLAETGYLASPAVATTVFLAARLGKPLLVEGPAGVGKTELAKAVARVADARLVRLQCYEGVDESRALYEWNHAKQLLRISAGRDENWDETRTDIFSEEFLLPRPLLTAIRGDEPTVLLIDETDKADVEMEGLLLEVLSDFQITVPELGTVTATRRPFVVLTSNAGRELSEALRRRCLFLHIGFPEEELERRIVRLKVPGLPEALAESVVRVVGALRAMDLRKAPSVAETVDWARTLLALGADTLDETVVRDSLGVILKHQDDIQKAAAKLDLDAL from the coding sequence TTGTTCACGTCCGTCGACGACGTCTCCGCCCGCCTCGCCGAGACCGGCTATCTCGCCTCGCCCGCGGTCGCCACCACCGTGTTCCTCGCGGCCCGGTTGGGCAAGCCGCTGCTGGTGGAGGGCCCCGCCGGGGTCGGCAAGACCGAGCTGGCCAAGGCCGTCGCCCGGGTGGCCGACGCCCGGCTGGTGCGGCTCCAGTGCTACGAGGGCGTGGACGAGTCCCGGGCCCTGTACGAGTGGAACCACGCCAAGCAGCTGCTGCGCATCAGCGCGGGCCGGGACGAGAACTGGGACGAGACCCGCACCGACATCTTCAGCGAGGAGTTCCTGCTCCCGCGCCCGCTGCTGACCGCGATCCGCGGCGACGAGCCGACGGTGCTCCTGATCGACGAGACCGACAAGGCCGATGTCGAGATGGAGGGCCTGCTGCTGGAGGTGCTCAGCGACTTCCAGATCACGGTTCCGGAGCTGGGCACGGTCACCGCGACCCGCCGCCCGTTCGTCGTGCTCACCTCCAACGCGGGCCGGGAGCTGTCCGAGGCGCTGCGCCGCCGCTGCCTGTTCCTGCACATCGGCTTCCCGGAGGAGGAGCTGGAGCGGCGGATCGTACGGCTGAAGGTGCCGGGCCTCCCCGAGGCGCTGGCGGAGTCGGTCGTCCGGGTGGTCGGGGCGCTGCGCGCGATGGACCTGCGCAAGGCGCCGTCCGTCGCCGAGACCGTCGACTGGGCGCGCACGCTGCTGGCGCTGGGCGCGGACACGCTGGACGAGACGGTCGTACGGGACAGTCTCGGGGTGAT